One window of the Tachypleus tridentatus isolate NWPU-2018 chromosome 10, ASM421037v1, whole genome shotgun sequence genome contains the following:
- the LOC143231138 gene encoding uncharacterized protein LOC143231138 translates to MTKRYLRKYKDFRFTYFVLYIASGLIMFLPECSATKNGTPTGMRGKLYLCIHNCAMCVTTWEPGLYNGHRCALRCIRNKGRKLVDPDCNNIGLFNHNAHVFQKYLKRLRHHSGIEKIT, encoded by the coding sequence gATTTCAGATTTACCTACTTTGTTTTGTATATCGCCAGTGGATTAATAATGTTTCTCCCAGAATGTAGTGCCACGAAGAATGGAACGCCGACGGGCATGCGCGGTAAGCTCTACCTTTGTATCCACAACTGTGCGATGTGTGTTACGACTTGGGAACCGGGATTATATAACGGACATCGATGTGCATTACGCTGTATAAGAAATAAAGGTCGAAAACTCGTGGATCCAGATTGCAACAATATCGGACTGTTTAATCACAATGCTCACGTTTTCCAGAAGTATTTGAAACGTTTACGTCATCACAGTGGCATAGAGAAAATCACTTAG